The genomic DNA TTCATTGAATTAGTGGGAAGGCTAGATgaatttatatgtaaaaaattCAACACCAAAGGGGGGGGGGCGGAAATAAGCCCTCAGTCTCTGGTAGCTCATGCTGTCAGAATCTGCAGAAAACTTCTGTGTGACAGAGACACATTATTACTTCTTGAGGAagtgtaaaattaaaatacacaaacaaGGAAACATTATAAAGAAAGAATTGACTAAAATTCCATGAGGCAATAAATTTTCTGGAGCTGAATAACCTTGCTCAAGTCAGTCCATAAAATTGGACATGTATGTAAGCTAGTAAAATGATCATGGTTACAATAGAAAAATTACTTCCCAATGATGTATAGAACTTGGTGGAGTcaataaattttacttatttaaattgATGTTTCTACTTCATTGGAGAAATAATCATATCCTCCTTTAAATTATTCCAAGTAGATGGAAAACACATGATTAGGAAAACCAGTTTTCTGAAAAAAGTTTAGATTAAAAATGCTTCTAGGACAGCAAAGGCATGCATTCTATGCAATTTTCTCTCTATGATAATCAAAGCAGACAATGTTCTTTCCTGATctctaaatgaaagagaaagaaaaaggaataggAAGATACCTTCAATGAAAGTAGTATAAAGTCTAAGAAACAAGAGTCAAAAATATGAGACTTTAATGCACCCAGATAAAGAGAAGACTGTATTTCAGGGGATAGGATATGAGCTGTAGTCACAATGACAAGACCAGACATCAAAGATATTAAAAGCAACAGGATGCCTCTATCTTTCACCATATCTCCACATCTTTTAAGTTTTCCTGCTTAAATTACAaatatacatgcatgcacacccacacacagacaacTTTCCAAACCATAAACTGTAtcttcttattttaataaaacaagcAGTGTTAGAGTGCTTGTAGGTAAACATTTGTTGAGGAGTGTGAAACCTTATTTTTATATTGTCCTGACACTAAGTAGCTGGGATGTGTCAGTTCTGAGTTTTTTCCCCATGTAGTTAAGAGGCTAATACTAGACTACTgtttcatctcttatgtctctaaATGACATGAATCTCTTTCATCTCTCCTAtcaatgattaaaaaacaaacaaaccaaagaaaaaacTTGGATCAGAGTGGGGGAATGGTGGCATACCAAAAGAAAGTTTAAGATCACCTGATTCTCTcctctccatttatttttaaaatttgctaaaaTTGAAAACAATGTTTTCAATTGGAACATAGGTTCCAATTTATGGAGAAGAAACTCACCAAGAGAAACGGATACCTGGCTAGGATGTAAATCAGTGGAACAGCTCTTCTCTGACAGGATTTGAACTTGGAAATGTATTAATAGCTATCCGCTCATCCAATGAGAATTGTGGCTAGTGGAGAATCACCTGAGAATTTCTGTGTGCCCATCTGAGTGCCCAGAGTGTCTGGAGAGTAGCTAAACTCCAATAACAGCTGCAGTAATGGTAGTGGAGTTGAATCTAGGTGATGTTGTCAGGGCTACAAGGGTAATGTCAATGCAACAGCCCACACAATATGTTAATATCCATGCACCTACACCACAGCATCTTTGGCTACAACTGCTGCACAACTATACCCACTATTAGAATGTAACCAGAGTTCTTTGCTATCATCTAATAAGAACTACTGGGAATACAGATTCACAAAACTTCCAAAATGTGAGACCcagttgcagccatgaaattaaaagatgcttacgccttggaagaaaagttatgaccaacctagatagcatattcaaaagcagagacattactttgccaacaaacgtccatctagtcaaggctacagtttttccagtagttacgtatggatgtgagagttggactgtgaagaaagctgagtgctgaagaattgatgcttttgaactgtggtgttggagaagactcttgagagtcccttggactgcaaggagatccaaccagtccattcagaaggagatcagccctgggtgttctttggaaggaatgatgctaaagctgaaactccagtactttggccacctcatgcaaagagctgactcattggaaaagactctgatgctgggagggattgggggcaggaggaaaaggggacgaccgaggatgagatggctggatggcatcactgactcaatggacgtgagtctgagtgaacttcgggagttggtgatgggcagggaggcctggcgcgctgcaattcatggggtcgcagagtcggacatgactgagcgactgaactgaactgaatgtggcaATTTAAAAGTTCCAGGTGCAAGATACGCATCACACTTTACTATTTTATGACTTAAATATGACTGTGTTATAAGACTTGTTAAAACCCTGATTTTAATAATGGTACATGTGTTACTTATTATAAAAGTGGTAAAAATGATACTGTCCTATGAtttgatgtattcttttttaatactcTTTGGGAACTTGCTTGTGATACTTAAAATCTGTCGAGGACTTAGATGAATTATTTGGACAAAGCAACAGCCTGATTGTTCAGGTTATAGAGAGAATATCAGTGACTTTCTAAGTGATACAAATGCTTTTCATCAAATACATgatctgttattattatttataagatTATGACCAAAGGTCACAAGATATAAGGAGGGATTTTCCTTAGGTTAACTTTATAAATCTAATCTTCTAGATAATTCTATAGATGGACCCATAGCTGcattgaaagaaaggaaaaaaggatagagagagagaaaaaaaaggaaggtagggaggaaggaaggagaaaagacaaaATGGGGAAAACACAACCCTGATTGGTAAATTACGTGGGGAGTAGACCTTCTCTAATGAATTTTAGTTATGTGGTAAACAGGGAACTTGGGCTTTTCTTATTTAGTATCTGTACTAACAGAACTCCTCCTTCGTTTCCCTGAAAGCTATTCTCATGCGCTCTGCAAAAATATATTGGGTATTGTGGATTATAGAgtgtcaaaactacagtgaatcTGTATTTACCATACTATTCTTTCTTCTTGtagagcatttactttagaaCATGTTTAACTGttagattatttttcttctcttttgagaTGTAAGTCATTTAAAAGTCTCTGAGAGTTTGACAGCATAgaaatgtctttctcaaggacctggTAACCATCCCCTTTGAAATTTATTCCTCAAGGAAGGCAGTGCATCTCACATCCAGTCTCTATGGGGAGGTAGGAGCCTAACCTTGGTATGTCTGTGCTCTAATTGTAAAACAGCCTCTAGTCATGGAGACAGCAGAACCCTTATTTTTTGTGATCGATACCCAATTAATAAATGCACTTCCCTTGCAGTGCCCCCAACTCCAAATTTTCCAATTCTCTCACCTTGGATTCAAGGGTGTTGAGTATTCACTCTTGATCTGTACTTCCTCTCCCTATTGCTGGCAAAATATCAGAACAAAGTGAACTTCTGTTTGTCGATTCCATATTccggtatttttaaaaacagatattaaAGAGAATTTTAGGGGGTCATCTATGTAGGTAAGGACCACTTTGAGCACTACACTCACTGGAGATGTGACCCTGCTTGTATGCTCTGTTTATAGTTGCATATGCCCACCACTATATTACTTGCCATGTAGCCTGTGCTGCAATTAAGAATTGTTTTAATTCAGCTCTAAATTCACTTTTCCTTGTTTGTGAAAATGTGCCATGGCTCCCCCCCccgccttcttttttttttttcctttttaccagCCGGTACAATGATAAACTTTGTCAGTTGAGGGCACTAGTGAGGCACTATGGGAAAAGAGTTTTGCTTCCAGAttcagaatcagatatgactgaacgactaacacacacacaaattcagaTATCCTGGCAGATGGAGATTTAGCTCTTAACTCTAATCCTTTgagtttccctgctggctcagatggtaaagaatttgcctgcaatgcagaagatccaggtttgatccctgggtagggaagatcccctggagaagggaatgataacccactctagtattcttgcctggagaattccatggacacaagagcctggcaggctacagtccatacgattgcaaagagttggacataactgaacgactaacaACATCCTACATACTCATTTCAAAGACATAGTTTGGTTGCCATCTCTAGTCTCCAACAGGCTCCTGCAACTCTTGCCAGCTGTTCCAGGGCCCAGGTTCTACAGTGCACGAAGTAAGCAGCACCTAGCAGCCGGCTGCTTCCTCAGGAACCCATAAGCAGCTTTTCCTGGCACCCTCTAGAAGATGGATATATAGCAGGTTCCACTGGATCAGCATCACAGGAACATTTCTGTCTTTCAGTGATCCAAGCCTGTGCCTTCTCTAATGAGGTCTGAATTTCAGATCAGAAAAGGGAGGCTCCCCTCTTAGGTACTCTATCTCAGTCCTTCCTCGGGGTAGTGGCAGTCTTATATCTGCTGTTTTTATGTCCTTtagaattctcttcctttcttactAGCCTGTCCCTCATTAGTTCAATCCCAAGTTAAAgtgaataattatttaaattaaactttttctgtcaaacactgttttttttgctttcaatcaGGCTCAGAAAGATACATAGACAAAGCTGCACTGTGAGGAGATAGAATTTGATATGTGTGTGCATCTTTAATggctattttgaaatatttacaaaatggtGTTAAATTATATTAGTGGTTGAATTCAAATTACTGCCACTTGATATTTGCAATGAATTAAATCCTTCAAATTTGCAAATTTGTCCTGTTTAAGtatcacttcactctgtatctaTTCAAGTGACTGTGGTTAGAAAAGCATGATATTCTCTTTCCAAATTGATTTCTAGAATACTTAAGTTTTTATAATGAAATGGTCAGTATACATTTTTTGCTTATTGTCTGTATTGTTAACTCATATTTATTATGTTATTGCATTGCTTgatcaaaaaattgaaaaatacaaaaaaaatgaatcactttTAGAATTAGGCTGCTTTTCAGGATTTAATACACATTTGCCTGGAAACTCACGGATAATTAtcgtcatcagttcagttcagtcactcagtcgtgtctgaccctggactgcaacatgccaggcttccctgtccaccaactcctggggcctgctcaaactcatatccatcgagtcggtgatgccatccaaccatctcatcttctgtcatgcccttctccttctgccttcaatctttcccagcatcaaggtcttttccaatgagtcagttctttgcatcaggtagccaaagtattggaatttcagcttcagcatcagtccttccaatgaatattcaggactgatttcctttaggattgactgacttgatctccttgcagtccaggggactctcaagaatcttctccaataccacagttcaaaagcatcaattcttcagtgctcagctttctttataattcaactctcacatccatacatgattcctggaaaaaccattgctttgactagatggacctttgtcagcaaagtaatgtctctgctttttaatatgctgtctagtttggtcatagctcttcttccaaggaccaggcgtcttttaatttcatggctgcagtcaccatctgcagtgcttttggagccaaaaaaagataaagtctgtcactgtttccactgtttccccatctatttgccatgaagtgatgggactggatgccatgatcttagttttctgaatgttgagttttaagcaaatttTTAAGCAAAAAGTGTGATTTTTGTCGTATATGTCACAAAGAATTGCAACattgaaaacatttataaaaccCAGTAATAGCTTCCTTAAGCTGATTTGGGTTAAGTAGTTATACTGAAGGATTTGGTTATCATTAAAATGGATGTAAGGATATACATTTGGTATTTCTTCATTGATGGTTTTCTATGTAACTGAATAATCCTTTATAAACATTGGTTAAAGACAAGGACTAAGAATTATGTCATGAAAAATGATGGAGTAAGGAACTCAAAGAATCAAGCTACTCTACTCAAACAACAATGAACTTTCAAAAACTgacagaataaacattttttagaatGTCAAGATCTAATCAAAATATGACAACCACCAGGGACCTGTTTaatgaggagaggggaaaagcagCTGAATTTTGGAAGAAAGTTTTATGGCATTTTTGGTCATTCACTTACCATCTTCCATTTCACAGTTCAGCAGTAGCTGTGGAAATGGGGGCCCAAATTTCTGGTGTACCTTGCAAGTGCCAGGAGATAATATGAATGCTTCTAAAAACACTGTAAGTGTGCATTTTGACCTATCTGTTGGTTCACTGAAAAACCAGCACAGAGCATCACTTTTGTTCCCAACCACTTAGACTAAAGTAGCTTTGTGGGAGGAAGGAGGGCTTGTCAAAAAGATTTAAAGATAAACACTGCTTTACGTTCACCTAGAGTAAAGGACAGGAGTTAAGACAAACAGCAAACAGTTCCAACGCCCCACAAGGATATGAAGGAAAATGTTTCTTGGGGTTATATGGGCAGGCTCACAAGGACCACTGTATATATCATGGAATGTGGTAGGTAGCACATATTCAGGACTGGATACTCATTCTGTGTGGCTGGACTTAGACTATCAAAGCTGAATAAAGATATAACAAGAATAAAATTTCAGACCAACATCCttaatgaatatagatgcaaaatttcTCAGCAAAATACTAGTTAACTGAATCCAGTAGCATAATAAAAGATACACCGTGACCATGTTGGGATATATTTCAGGAATGCAATTGTGgctcaacaacaaaaatcagtATGAAACACCACattaatggaacaaaagaagCAAGCAggcaaacagagaaaaatcacacaacaaacaaaaacacatggcCATCTTAGCTTGTGCAGAAAAACATTTAACAAAGTCTTACACCCTCTCATGATAAAAGTGCTCAGAAAGCTAGAAGTAGAGGGAGAATTCTATGGCTAACTTTATGCACAATggtaaaacactgaaaaattttCCCCTATGATAAGGATACATGAAAATGTATTcaccatcactaatcattagtgaaagacaaatcaaaaccacaattatcATTATCTCACATCTGTTAGAAgagctattatcaaaaagtctgAAGATTAcaaatgttggtaaggatgtagagaaaaagggACCCTTGttcactgttggtgagaatgtaagtcGGTATTGCCATTATGAAAAAAAGTAtggtggtatttttaaaaaaataaaaatagagctaccatataattCAGCAGTCCTGCTTCTGGGTACATATCCCAAggaaataatatttgtatttcatggagctatctgcactcccatgtttattGTGTCATTACTCATAGTAACCAGGATATGGAAGTAACCTGTGTCTATTGAAAGATAAATGTGTATACAAAAAATGTGATACATAACTATGTattatggcttaaaaaaaagaaggaaatcctgccatttatgTTACAACATAAATGCAGCTGGATTACTTTActcaagtgaaataagccagatacagaaggacaaatatgatctcatttatatattgaatgttaaaaaaaaaactcataaacTCATAGTGGAGAAAAGAATGATGGTTACCAGAGGCTGTACCATAGGGGGAAAAGGGAGCTTTTGATCAAagggtataaacttccagttgtaaGAGAAATACATTCAAGAAACCTAATGCACAACATGGTGAACTATAGTCGATAATAATGTGTTGTACACTTGATTGCTAATAAGGTAGATCTTCAGTGTTCTCCCCTCACACACAAAAAGTAACTATGAGAAGATGGATATGTTACTTTTCTTGTGGTAATATtttcagtgtgtgtatgtatgtgtataatttttaaattgtgtgtttgtgtatttaacatctattctatatatacaatttttttcaaaaacaattaagaaaaattcTAAACATTCAGTTGTTTTACAGATATAAAATTTCATATCTTTACAGATACTCAGGTTTTGTAtgttttgctttataatttttgtaatttatGTTTTTCAAGAATTGGGCTTATTCTATTTACATAGTCAAATTCATTGGTAGTGATTCTCAatatatcattattaatattttaatgtatatagcATATAGAATTAAGACTTTGTTCTTTCCTTGTGTTGGTGATTtatattctctctttctctgccttttttcctGTAATTTGCTTCATGTTTTATTAACGTATTTTCTATCAAAATCATTTCCATCTTTcaacttatttatatttaatttgttattgtttttctcgCTTTTCAATAACTATATAATGCACATTCATTTCAGAATatacaaaatagaccttaaactGGGCCATAATTCAAGTCTTAACAGATTTCAAATGTTTAATGTTATAAAAAGCATATTTTCTGAATACAATATAGCTAAATTAAGACAATATTATTAAaggttttaaatatttggaaatcatgCACCTCATATCTTCACATGCTAACACGATTATGCTCAGAATTCTTCGAGCTAGATTTCAGcaatgaaccaagaacttctggaTATAAAAACAGGACTtataaaaggcaaaggaaccagatatcaaattgccagcatccatcgTTTCGTACAAAAATCAAggcaattcaggaaaaaaaagagagagaaaaatctacttctgcttcattgactacattaaagacTTTGTGTGGgtgacaacaaactgtgaaaaattcttaaagagatgggaatactagaccacctcacctgtctcccaagaaacctgtatgcaggacaagaggcaacagttagaaccttgtatggaacaacagcctggttcaaaatcaggaaaggagtatgtcaaggctgtatattgtcactctatattatatattgtacatcatgagaaatgccaggctggatgactcacaaaacaaaatcaagattgccaggagaattatcagtaacctcagatatgcagatgataccacttaaatggcagaaagagaagaggaactaaggagcctcttgaaggtaaaagaggagagtgaaaaaactggtttaaaactcaacatgccaaaaactaaaatcatggtatccaatcccatcactccatggcaaatagatggggaaaatgtggaaacattttatttttagattttatttttttggaccccaaaaatcactgtgaatggtcacaaaattaaaagatgcttgctccttggaagaaaagctataacaaacctagacagctattAAAAAATCGAGATATCACTTTGTAACAAATGTCTAAATAGTCCAAGCTGTTGTTTCTCTAGTATTCATGTAcaaatgggagagttggaccgtaaagaaggctgagaactaaagaattgatgctttccagctgtggtgctggagaagactcttgagagtcccttgaacagcaggaagatcaaaccagtcaatcctaaaggaaatcagctctgaatattcattggaggactggTGCCAAAGTTGAAGTTACAGTACTTTGGTcgcctgatatgaagagctgactcattggaaaagacctccctgatgctgggaaagattgaaggcaggagaagaagggggtgacagaggatgaaatggttggatggtattccAGTACCAAAAGTTCAAAAACTGAAATCAAAGAATGATCTCTTGTGAAGAACAAAATTaactacaaattaaaaacaaggaaaggaaTAAGAAAGATTATATTAGAAGAGGAATATATTAGAGATAGAGAGATAATATCAGTGTTAACCTGAACACTTCTTATGTCAACTTAGCTGTCGTCTTGGAAATAAATGCTTTGAAGATACAGCATGATGATATAAAACCCCAACAGTTAACAAGCAGAGTCTGAACTCTATCCCTtgtaggaaataaaatattctctaCATGTCCAGGGACATTTGATAGATCACTGTTGGGATCCATGATTCAGAAGAAAAACCTGTGCCACACGCTTACAAATTACCTTATTTTTTACCCCATAGACAATAGGGTTCAGTGCAGGTGGTACAAGAAGATAGATGGTAGACAGAAGAATATGAGTAGAAGGGACAATGTGTCCAAAACGATGgctgaagaaggagaagaaggcaagaatataaaactcaaggaaaacaaaaatgtgagCTGTGCATGTGTTGAATGCTTTGAGCCGTGCCTCCTTTTGGTGTAGACGAAAAACAGCCTGGAAAATAAGGGTATAGGAAATGAGGATGAAAATCATATCAAATCCCAGAATTGTAAAACCTACGAAAAGACCACATGTGTTATTGACACGGATGTCTTCTGCAGCCAGCTTGACCACAGCCATGTGCTCACAGTAGGAGTGGGCAATTACAGTGGAATGGAAAAGGTGCAATCTTTTGATTAGAATGGGTAAGAGACCCACCAACACTGTAGCTCGAATTGCCACTATCACCATCATGCGACCCAGAATTGAAGGTGTGAGAATGGATGTGTGCCTCAGAGGATCACAGATGGCAATATAGCGGTCCAACGCCATGGCCAACAGAATACCAGACTCCATGCACTGCAAGGCATGAATGAAGAACAGCTGGGCTAAGCAGGTGTCAAAGGCCATGGAGTAAGACCTGAACCAGAAGATAGCCAACATCTTGGGAGCAATGGCTGCACAGAGTCCTATGTCAGTGGCTGCCAACACTGCCAGGAAGATGTACATGGGCTGGTGTAGGCTGCGTTCCATAGGGATTATGATCAGTAAAATGATGTTTCCCAAAAGAGCCACCAGGCACACAGCAAAAAAAGGAAACCCAATCCAAAACTGCATATGTTGTAGTCCAGGAATTCCAATCAAGATTACAGTTCTGGGGTTCAAATATGACATGTTAATGGATGCCATAGAGGTTGGTATTCTGTCTTCTCCAGCGCAGAAGAAAACTTGGATGGGAAGTCAAAATTGTTCAGGCTTCACTTTCATTCAACCTTTATCATTCAACCATACTGACCATCCATTCAGTGCTTTGGATAGCAGTTTAGACAAAATTTTTTGAGGTTCTATAATACATGCCAAATGACAGAAGCAAGCAATCATACAACAGCTTTATCAGAAGTGGAAAATGGAAGTTTCAGTATTCTTGATATAGCTCTTAGCTCTTGTggaaatgaaaattatgaaatgGAGAGCATCAATCTTTGGCATCTTCCTTGAGTTCTTATCTTGTTTGCCTGAAAAGTCAGCATTCAGAgtttcttctttatcttcttcCAAATGCCCTCCTATTTTCACAGCAGTTGGTTATTCTTCTGGGTGGCTTGGAGTCCCAGAAGAAACCTTGTTTCTCTTGTCCTGTGAGTGTTAGTACTTAATCCTATGGGAACCTTCAGTATTAGCCACCCTACTTTTGGTCCCAGTGAGTGAGTTGTTTATTCCTAGAGTTGGTTCTCAAATGGCATTTGTCAGAATAGATTTCACCGTTCTTAAATTatctcattcaataaatatcaaaCAAACTACTGTTTTTTGGGACACTAAATGTGACCTggtatgcaaattttaaaagagtGGTCTTCTCTCAGACACAGACAGGTAAGGTTGGTTCTCTAAGTTAAATTAAGGCTCATTTATATTTAGGGTTGATCTGTTGAGCAGAATAGGAAAGAATAGAAGTGTGAAATAGATaggctgttttttgttgttatattacataatattattttttattatacgtTATATATACATGCAGGATCTGGCTAGTTTAGACACACTCTGAAATTAGATTAGCAAAATAATGGTTTGTTCCTGAGGTTCAGGATCAGTGGATCCCTAGAtttcttgagctctaaaatcatATATCCTACTTTACATATTAGACTTCCTGGAGTccttcagcccatggggttgcaaagagttggacaggactgggttactgaacaacaacaatatattaaTGACTATAAGGGACCAAAATAGTAGGAGATCCTTGATTATGATTCTTTATAGAGCTGGCTGCTGCTAAATGTAACAACATTCTCTATCTTATGAGACCATTGTTTAGAAATTGTATCTCATGACTGTTACTTGAAGGGGATTTGATTTACCTACTGGTTCCCATTTACAATTTGTAGAAGGATCACCTCCAGTTACACTttctgattaatgatgttgataGTTATTACCTTGGGAATGGAGTTTGAAGGATGGCATAATTTGAAGCTCTACAATGTTGAGCTTGAATGAATTTATTCAGTCTACCAGAGATTGATCATGTCAGATCAGTTGGAACAAGAGACATATGAGGGACAGTGGTTCTGAAGGATGCTAAAGAAGcacaaaatatagttttattttctaggttttaaaaagttctgaacttttcatatatttgtggGT from Budorcas taxicolor isolate Tak-1 chromosome 15, Takin1.1, whole genome shotgun sequence includes the following:
- the LOC128060620 gene encoding olfactory receptor 52A1-like, which encodes MASINMSYLNPRTVILIGIPGLQHMQFWIGFPFFAVCLVALLGNIILLIIIPMERSLHQPMYIFLAVLAATDIGLCAAIAPKMLAIFWFRSYSMAFDTCLAQLFFIHALQCMESGILLAMALDRYIAICDPLRHTSILTPSILGRMMVIVAIRATVLVGLLPILIKRLHLFHSTVIAHSYCEHMAVVKLAAEDIRVNNTCGLFVGFTILGFDMIFILISYTLIFQAVFRLHQKEARLKAFNTCTAHIFVFLEFYILAFFSFFSHRFGHIVPSTHILLSTIYLLVPPALNPIVYGVKNKVICKRVAQVFLLNHGSQQ